In Fundidesulfovibrio soli, a single window of DNA contains:
- a CDS encoding methyl-accepting chemotaxis protein: MSIKWKVLLTAIVGPLVLAAAMFVQEMFSISEASEQAILQEARGIVYMAEAARSEMSRKLERGIIKPFDQLPKDRLIEAVPVITAITMAQENAAKLGYQFRVPKVSPRNPKNEPTEQERKILAELESRKLDEYVVKEPDKIRYFRPIRLTQDCLYCHGDPKGEKDPLGGVKEGWKAGEVHGAFEIISSLERSHKQTMQAAMYTGVITLLLLGAVVAAAWWLVNSGILRPLTHIQEFAETVAGGDLNAQPRGAFTAELLTLKNALSSMVGRLHEKMDEAVRKTAEAEQQKRNAEQAMQEAQAQEAKVTGLLNTMSTVAQESSEIARQVALASEALSAQVEEVNKGAEIQNQRTEETATSMEEMNATVLEVARNSSAAAEAAEQARNEARNGESIVAKSMSSFQEVSDNAQKLKQQMAALGKQTEDISRILDVISDIADQTNLLALNAAIEAARAGDAGRGFAVVADEVRKLAEKTMNATKEVGEVIGAIQNGARENIKSVEAAGESIDLATGLAKQSGEALRHIVDLVNHTSDQVRSIATAAEEQSAASEEINRAVDDIRRVTSETTDGMGHSARAVADLAVLAQKLQKLIDAIQR; this comes from the coding sequence ATGAGCATCAAGTGGAAAGTCCTGCTTACGGCCATTGTCGGCCCTCTGGTTCTCGCAGCCGCAATGTTCGTCCAGGAGATGTTTTCCATCTCCGAGGCCTCCGAGCAGGCCATCCTGCAGGAGGCGCGGGGCATCGTCTACATGGCCGAGGCTGCCCGCTCCGAAATGTCGCGCAAGCTGGAGCGCGGCATCATCAAGCCTTTCGACCAGCTGCCCAAGGACCGCCTGATCGAGGCCGTGCCCGTCATCACGGCCATCACCATGGCGCAGGAGAACGCCGCCAAGCTGGGCTACCAGTTCCGGGTGCCCAAGGTCTCCCCGCGCAACCCCAAGAACGAGCCCACCGAGCAGGAGCGCAAGATCCTGGCCGAGCTTGAATCCAGGAAGCTCGACGAATACGTGGTCAAGGAACCGGACAAGATCCGCTACTTCCGGCCCATCCGGCTCACGCAGGACTGCCTCTACTGCCACGGCGACCCCAAGGGCGAGAAAGACCCCCTGGGCGGCGTGAAGGAAGGCTGGAAGGCCGGCGAGGTGCACGGCGCGTTCGAGATCATCTCCTCCCTGGAGCGCAGCCACAAGCAGACCATGCAGGCGGCCATGTACACCGGGGTGATCACCCTGCTGCTCCTGGGCGCGGTGGTTGCGGCTGCCTGGTGGCTGGTGAACAGCGGCATCCTGCGGCCCCTGACACACATCCAGGAATTCGCCGAAACCGTGGCCGGGGGCGACCTGAACGCGCAGCCCAGGGGCGCGTTCACCGCCGAGCTGCTCACTCTCAAGAACGCCCTCTCCTCCATGGTGGGCCGGCTGCACGAGAAGATGGACGAGGCCGTGCGCAAGACCGCCGAGGCCGAGCAGCAGAAGCGCAACGCCGAGCAGGCCATGCAGGAGGCCCAGGCCCAGGAGGCCAAGGTCACCGGGCTGCTCAACACCATGTCCACCGTGGCCCAGGAATCCTCCGAGATCGCCCGGCAGGTGGCTCTCGCCTCCGAGGCGCTCTCCGCCCAGGTGGAGGAGGTCAACAAGGGCGCCGAGATACAGAACCAGCGCACCGAGGAGACCGCCACCTCCATGGAGGAGATGAACGCCACCGTGCTGGAGGTGGCCCGCAACTCCTCCGCCGCGGCCGAGGCCGCCGAACAGGCCCGCAACGAGGCCCGCAACGGCGAGAGCATCGTGGCCAAGTCCATGTCATCCTTCCAGGAGGTCAGCGACAACGCCCAGAAGCTCAAGCAGCAGATGGCCGCCCTGGGCAAGCAGACCGAGGACATCAGCCGCATCCTGGACGTGATCTCCGACATCGCGGACCAGACCAACCTCCTGGCCCTGAACGCCGCCATCGAGGCCGCCCGCGCGGGCGATGCGGGCAGAGGTTTCGCGGTCGTCGCCGACGAGGTGCGCAAGCTGGCCGAGAAGACCATGAACGCCACCAAGGAGGTGGGCGAGGTGATCGGGGCCATCCAGAACGGGGCGCGCGAAAACATCAAGAGCGTGGAGGCGGCCGGCGAATCCATCGACCTGGCCACCGGCCTGGCCAAGCAGTCCGGCGAGGCCCTGCGCCACATCGTGGATCTGGTCAACCACACCTCGGACCAGGTGCGCTCCATCGCCACCGCCGCCGAGGAGCAGTCCGCCGCCAGCGAAGAGATCAACCGTGCCGTGGACGACATCCGCCGCGTCACCTCCGAGACCACGGACGGCATGGGCCACTCGGCCAGGGCCGTGGCCGACCTGGCGGTGCTGGCCCAGAAGCTCCAGAAGCTCATCGACGCCATCCAGCGCTAG
- a CDS encoding glycosyltransferase family 4 protein, which translates to MLRWIAGVFAVGLATALLATPLAARFGRAFGFMDTPQGRKVHTQPIPRCGGLALVISFFAALALAAFADFHGTGRLIPRGQMLAVYAGGLFIFLVGLADDRKPLPAKLKFLAQIAAASICFFGGVRIESFSMGEMFSLHLNQDMLSYGLTVFWFVLFINAINLIDGLDGLAAGVAFFVCAVQVVLATMRADPLPAMLFAALGGGALGFLRYNFNPATIFLGDGGSYFLGYMVAALSILSSSKSQVGATILMPILAFGVPLLDTLTSPLRRFVRGKKMFEPDRQHVHHNLIAKGWSQRKAVVFLYGVTAFLAVMAVLIVNMRDVPAGLFILLLGGALILFVRKAGYFSYFAVDKVFGWIRDISDVAGVSQGRRTFLNLQIEISQAPDLPSMWENVCEALEQLGFDLGEMMLTQEAAPKTEMAPQAPHDVAGSACGPVSCPRVFEWQRADLDRDKREFLTERSLLKVELPLISKGGASMGVLWLVKNLRDDTQSDYTLRRVEQLRRTVVSTLERLSGPR; encoded by the coding sequence ATGCTGCGCTGGATCGCCGGGGTTTTCGCCGTGGGCCTCGCGACGGCGCTCCTGGCCACCCCGCTGGCCGCCCGTTTCGGCCGCGCCTTCGGCTTCATGGACACCCCCCAGGGGCGCAAGGTGCACACTCAGCCCATCCCGCGCTGCGGCGGGCTGGCCCTGGTGATCTCCTTCTTCGCGGCGCTGGCGCTGGCCGCCTTCGCGGACTTCCACGGCACGGGCAGGCTCATCCCGCGCGGCCAGATGCTGGCCGTGTACGCGGGCGGGCTGTTCATCTTCCTGGTGGGCCTGGCGGACGACCGCAAACCCCTGCCGGCCAAGCTCAAGTTCCTGGCCCAGATCGCTGCGGCCAGCATCTGCTTCTTCGGCGGGGTGCGCATCGAGTCCTTCAGCATGGGGGAGATGTTCTCCCTGCACCTGAATCAGGACATGCTCTCCTACGGGCTCACGGTGTTCTGGTTCGTGCTGTTCATCAACGCCATCAACCTCATCGACGGCCTGGACGGCCTTGCCGCGGGGGTGGCCTTCTTCGTCTGCGCGGTGCAGGTGGTGCTGGCAACCATGCGCGCGGACCCCTTGCCCGCCATGCTCTTCGCGGCCCTGGGCGGCGGGGCCCTGGGCTTCCTGCGCTACAACTTCAACCCGGCCACCATCTTCCTGGGCGACGGGGGCAGCTACTTCCTGGGCTACATGGTGGCGGCGCTCTCCATCCTGTCTTCCTCCAAGTCGCAGGTTGGCGCCACCATCCTCATGCCCATCCTGGCCTTCGGCGTGCCCCTGCTGGACACCCTGACCTCGCCCCTGCGCCGCTTCGTGCGCGGCAAGAAGATGTTCGAGCCGGACCGCCAGCACGTGCACCACAACCTGATCGCCAAGGGCTGGTCGCAGCGCAAGGCCGTTGTCTTCCTCTACGGGGTCACGGCCTTCCTGGCCGTGATGGCCGTGCTCATCGTGAACATGCGCGACGTGCCCGCGGGCCTGTTCATCCTGCTGCTGGGCGGGGCGCTGATCCTGTTCGTGCGCAAGGCCGGGTACTTCAGCTATTTCGCGGTGGACAAGGTCTTCGGCTGGATACGCGACATCTCCGACGTGGCCGGGGTCAGCCAGGGGCGGCGCACCTTCCTGAACCTGCAGATCGAGATCTCCCAGGCCCCGGACCTGCCCTCCATGTGGGAGAACGTCTGCGAGGCCCTGGAGCAGCTCGGGTTCGACCTGGGCGAGATGATGCTCACCCAGGAGGCGGCCCCCAAGACGGAGATGGCCCCCCAGGCCCCGCACGACGTGGCCGGGAGCGCCTGCGGCCCCGTCTCCTGCCCGAGGGTGTTCGAGTGGCAGCGCGCCGACCTGGACCGCGACAAGCGCGAATTCCTCACTGAGCGGTCGCTCCTCAAGGTGGAGCTGCCGCTTATCAGCAAGGGGGGCGCGTCCATGGGCGTGCTCTGGCTGGTGAAGAACCTGCGCGACGACACCCAGTCCGACTACACCCTGCGCCGCGTGGAGCAACTCAGGCGCACCGTGGTCTCCACCCTGGAGCGGCTCTCCGGCCCCCGCTGA
- a CDS encoding B12-binding domain-containing radical SAM protein: MNVLVANLAGVKVEADGSVKHFIKAGSRWPMTIGKSRSVDYYPFPFWLAYTLAVLKRDTKAQARGLDGVVLDLTGDELLKEIVARKPGLLVVELASLTLEDDLAFLMQVKAATGCKVVVCGNYATVTHKELLAENDCLDFAVRGEYELAVRDLVLALMDGGDLSGVLGLAWKGPDGVVVNDPRPLLADLDELPFPDRDDFPATIYPDFTLYSPCINILSSRGCPCGCVYCQERHVMYASPKYRARSAKSVVDEMQYCQERFGARQFYFDDQSFVVRKPHVMEICEEIMRRGLKVPWTVMGDAMFVDREMLAAMAKAGCIGMKFGVESAEQSILKTIGKPLDLEKAKQVAKWCKELGIRTHATFCLGLPGETEETIRKSMAYMEEIEVDTAQVSKAVPYPGTPMYKWAQENGYLTTTDLSRFDGMGSSIISYPGLSAEDIDRWYAEFSRRVARKKVLKYLFEPGQSFSIMAEMVRRKGLASLLKSLYTFVRRAF; encoded by the coding sequence ATGAATGTTCTCGTGGCCAACCTGGCCGGCGTCAAGGTGGAAGCCGACGGATCGGTGAAGCACTTCATCAAGGCGGGCTCGCGCTGGCCCATGACCATCGGCAAGTCCCGCTCGGTGGATTATTACCCCTTCCCCTTCTGGCTGGCCTACACCCTGGCCGTGCTCAAGCGCGACACCAAGGCCCAGGCCCGCGGCCTGGACGGCGTGGTGCTGGACCTCACCGGGGACGAGCTGCTGAAGGAGATCGTCGCCCGCAAGCCCGGCCTGCTGGTGGTGGAGCTGGCCTCCCTGACCCTGGAGGACGACCTGGCCTTCCTGATGCAGGTCAAGGCCGCCACGGGCTGCAAGGTGGTGGTCTGCGGCAACTACGCCACCGTGACCCACAAGGAGCTGCTGGCCGAAAACGACTGCCTGGATTTCGCCGTGCGCGGCGAATACGAGCTGGCCGTGCGCGACCTGGTGCTGGCGCTCATGGACGGCGGCGACCTCTCCGGCGTGCTGGGGCTGGCCTGGAAGGGCCCCGACGGGGTGGTGGTGAACGACCCCCGCCCCCTGCTGGCCGACCTGGACGAGCTGCCCTTCCCGGACCGCGACGACTTCCCGGCCACCATCTACCCGGACTTCACGCTCTACAGCCCCTGCATCAACATCCTCTCCAGCCGGGGCTGCCCCTGCGGCTGCGTCTACTGCCAGGAGCGCCACGTCATGTACGCCTCCCCCAAGTACCGCGCCCGCTCGGCCAAGTCCGTGGTGGACGAGATGCAGTACTGCCAGGAGCGCTTCGGGGCGCGCCAGTTCTACTTCGACGACCAGAGCTTCGTGGTGCGCAAGCCCCACGTGATGGAAATCTGCGAGGAGATCATGCGCCGTGGCCTCAAGGTGCCCTGGACCGTCATGGGCGACGCCATGTTCGTGGACCGCGAGATGCTCGCGGCCATGGCCAAGGCCGGGTGCATCGGCATGAAGTTCGGCGTGGAGTCGGCCGAGCAGTCCATCCTGAAGACCATCGGCAAGCCCCTGGACCTGGAGAAGGCCAAGCAGGTGGCCAAATGGTGCAAGGAGCTGGGCATCCGCACCCACGCCACCTTCTGCCTGGGCCTGCCCGGCGAGACCGAGGAGACCATCCGCAAGTCCATGGCCTACATGGAGGAGATCGAGGTGGACACGGCCCAGGTCTCCAAGGCGGTGCCGTACCCGGGCACGCCCATGTACAAGTGGGCCCAGGAGAACGGCTACCTCACCACCACGGACCTCTCCCGCTTCGACGGCATGGGCTCCTCCATCATCAGCTACCCCGGCCTCTCCGCCGAGGACATCGACCGCTGGTACGCCGAGTTCTCCCGCCGGGTGGCCCGCAAGAAGGTGCTCAAGTATCTTTTTGAGCCCGGGCAGAGCTTCTCCATCATGGCCGAGATGGTCAGGCGCAAGGGCCTGGCGAGCCTGCTCAAGTCCCTCTACACCTTCGTGAGGCGGGCCTTCTGA
- a CDS encoding 4-hydroxybenzoate octaprenyltransferase, whose protein sequence is MDAVLERAKVYAGLVKIEHSVFALPFAYVGLFLAKRGWPGLKPFLLLTVAMVAVRSWAMGVNRLLDLRYDRHNPRTQGRELVRGALGITEGWIFVSVCAAVFVAACWGMNPLCLALAPIALVWSGFYSFTKRFTWMCHLVLGSVLGLAPMAGWLAVTPQFSLPMALFGLGVSCWVAGFDVLYSCQDVEFDRKHGLWSMPARFGVGNALSMAALLHGNAVLLFALAGWGAALGWGYFGFLLATGALLWVEHRLISEKDLSRIDMAFFTINGVVAASLFVGVLLDLFWLA, encoded by the coding sequence ATGGACGCCGTGCTCGAGCGGGCCAAGGTCTACGCCGGGTTGGTCAAGATCGAGCACTCGGTGTTCGCGCTGCCCTTCGCCTACGTGGGCCTGTTCCTGGCCAAGCGCGGCTGGCCGGGGCTCAAGCCCTTCCTGCTGCTCACCGTGGCCATGGTGGCGGTGCGCTCCTGGGCCATGGGCGTCAACCGCCTGCTGGACCTGCGCTACGACCGCCACAACCCCCGCACCCAGGGGCGCGAGCTGGTGCGCGGGGCGCTCGGCATCACCGAGGGCTGGATTTTCGTGAGCGTTTGCGCGGCCGTGTTCGTGGCCGCATGCTGGGGCATGAACCCCCTGTGTCTGGCCCTGGCCCCCATCGCGCTCGTCTGGTCCGGGTTCTACAGCTTCACCAAGCGTTTCACCTGGATGTGCCACCTGGTGCTGGGTTCCGTGCTGGGCCTGGCCCCCATGGCCGGGTGGCTGGCCGTGACCCCGCAGTTCAGCCTGCCCATGGCCCTGTTCGGCCTGGGCGTGAGCTGCTGGGTGGCCGGGTTCGACGTGCTCTACTCCTGCCAGGACGTGGAATTCGACCGCAAGCACGGCCTGTGGTCCATGCCCGCGCGCTTCGGCGTGGGCAACGCCCTGAGCATGGCGGCGCTGCTGCACGGCAACGCGGTGCTGCTCTTCGCCCTGGCGGGCTGGGGCGCGGCCCTGGGCTGGGGCTACTTCGGGTTCCTGCTGGCCACGGGCGCGCTGCTCTGGGTGGAGCACAGGCTCATCTCCGAGAAGGACCTGAGCCGCATCGACATGGCCTTCTTCACCATCAACGGCGTGGTGGCCGCCTCGCTGTTCGTTGGGGTGCTGCTGGACCTGTTCTGGCTTGCGTAG
- a CDS encoding glycosyltransferase — translation MRHSPLILHDAFAFPGGGEKVAQCLAELTGGILWTAQFNAQAFPEGFFKDRPPMDMRARERHPDLARWSETACFWRTFAEFPAIAPPYAVFSGSLAPLAHKRITGKKILYCHTPPRILYDQRDFYLRGKPPMKRQAYAAFLWAFERAYARAARAMDVIVANSQNVAHRLGSFLQLDSVVVPPPVRTADFSWIAQEDFYLSTARVDRLKRVEVIAEAFLGMPEKRLVIVSGGSELEKVRAMCAEAPNIEVRGWVSPEDLRRLTGTCLATIYIPRDEDFGISPVESMAAGKPVIGVAEGGLLETVREGSTGILLRANPDAGDVARAVAQMTPELALSMRPACEARAKRFDEAAFREKMAKVIADVTS, via the coding sequence ATGCGCCACAGCCCCCTCATTTTGCACGACGCCTTCGCCTTCCCCGGCGGCGGGGAGAAGGTCGCCCAGTGCCTGGCCGAGCTGACCGGCGGCATCCTCTGGACCGCGCAGTTCAACGCCCAGGCCTTCCCCGAGGGATTCTTCAAGGACCGCCCGCCCATGGACATGCGCGCCCGGGAACGCCACCCGGACCTGGCCCGCTGGTCCGAGACGGCCTGTTTCTGGCGCACCTTCGCCGAATTTCCGGCCATCGCCCCGCCCTACGCCGTGTTCAGCGGCTCCCTGGCCCCGCTGGCCCACAAGCGCATCACCGGCAAGAAGATCCTCTACTGCCACACCCCGCCGCGCATCCTCTACGACCAGCGCGATTTCTACCTGCGCGGCAAGCCGCCCATGAAGCGCCAGGCCTATGCGGCCTTCCTCTGGGCCTTCGAGCGGGCTTACGCCAGGGCCGCGCGGGCCATGGACGTGATCGTGGCCAACTCCCAGAACGTGGCCCACAGGCTGGGGAGCTTCCTGCAGCTGGACTCCGTGGTGGTGCCGCCCCCGGTGCGCACGGCCGATTTTTCCTGGATCGCCCAGGAGGATTTCTACCTCTCCACCGCCCGGGTGGACCGGCTCAAGCGGGTTGAGGTCATCGCCGAGGCCTTCCTTGGCATGCCGGAGAAGCGGCTGGTCATCGTCTCGGGAGGCAGCGAACTGGAGAAGGTGCGGGCCATGTGCGCCGAGGCACCCAACATCGAGGTGCGCGGCTGGGTCAGCCCCGAGGATTTGCGCCGCCTGACCGGCACCTGCCTGGCCACGATCTACATCCCCCGCGACGAGGACTTCGGCATCTCCCCGGTTGAATCCATGGCCGCAGGCAAACCCGTGATCGGCGTGGCCGAGGGCGGCCTGCTGGAGACCGTGCGGGAGGGCAGCACCGGCATCCTGCTGCGGGCCAACCCCGACGCGGGGGACGTGGCCCGGGCCGTGGCCCAGATGACCCCGGAGCTGGCCCTCTCCATGCGCCCGGCCTGCGAGGCCCGCGCGAAGCGGTTCGACGAGGCCGCCTTCCGCGAGAAGATGGCCAAGGTGATCGCGGACGTCACGAGTTAA
- a CDS encoding glycosyltransferase family 4 protein: MARKLKVIVNAVPLTGVNTGIGRYLRCLCAHIESRHGSEVSLSYFDGRRVLPSMPAPAASVAGRSRLTKLLWSLPPAAALAARLAVHARREWAFYNAAKGFDVYHEAAFFPFLAPKGVRTVFTVHDLSLIRYPQHHPRERVLYFEMFFRRRLKRVSRYLAVSRFTRREMREVLGITEDMVDITYNAVEPEFFRPRPGESLVPGLAPGEKYFFFLGTNDPRKNPQVIPKALAQSGLDTPLALAGWSGWAADAAGPGRVIELGYVPDEALPGLYSGALALVYPSMYEGFGLPVLEAMACGCPVITANAASLPEVGGEACLYLDNPSDPGEMAQAMRRLAHDQDLREALRLRGLEQAAKFRWGDSADAAVAAYFKAAT; the protein is encoded by the coding sequence GTGGCCCGCAAGCTCAAAGTCATCGTCAACGCGGTTCCCCTGACCGGGGTCAACACCGGCATCGGGCGCTACCTGCGCTGCCTCTGCGCGCACATCGAGAGCCGCCACGGCTCCGAGGTCTCCCTCTCCTACTTCGACGGCCGGCGCGTGCTGCCCTCCATGCCCGCCCCGGCCGCCAGCGTGGCCGGGCGCTCCCGGCTGACCAAGCTCCTGTGGAGCCTGCCCCCGGCGGCGGCCCTGGCCGCGCGCCTGGCCGTGCACGCCCGGCGCGAGTGGGCCTTTTACAACGCGGCCAAGGGCTTCGACGTCTACCACGAAGCAGCCTTCTTCCCTTTCCTGGCTCCCAAGGGCGTGAGGACCGTGTTCACCGTGCACGACCTCTCCCTCATCCGCTACCCGCAGCACCACCCCCGGGAGCGCGTGCTCTATTTCGAGATGTTCTTCCGCCGCCGCCTGAAGCGCGTCTCGCGCTACTTGGCCGTGTCCCGGTTCACCCGGCGCGAGATGCGCGAGGTGCTGGGCATCACGGAAGACATGGTGGACATCACCTACAACGCCGTCGAGCCGGAGTTCTTCCGCCCCCGCCCCGGCGAATCCCTGGTCCCCGGCCTGGCTCCGGGCGAGAAGTACTTCTTCTTCCTGGGCACCAACGACCCGCGCAAGAACCCCCAGGTGATCCCCAAGGCCCTGGCGCAGAGCGGCCTGGACACCCCCCTGGCGCTGGCCGGCTGGAGCGGCTGGGCGGCCGACGCCGCGGGGCCCGGCCGGGTGATCGAGCTGGGCTACGTGCCGGACGAGGCCCTGCCCGGGCTCTACTCCGGCGCGCTGGCCCTGGTGTACCCCAGCATGTACGAGGGCTTCGGCCTGCCCGTGCTGGAGGCCATGGCCTGCGGGTGCCCCGTGATCACGGCCAACGCGGCCAGCCTGCCCGAGGTGGGCGGGGAGGCCTGCCTGTACCTCGACAATCCCTCCGACCCCGGCGAGATGGCCCAGGCCATGCGCCGCCTCGCCCACGACCAGGACCTTCGCGAGGCCCTGCGCCTGCGCGGGCTGGAGCAGGCCGCCAAATTCCGCTGGGGCGACTCCGCCGACGCGGCCGTTGCTGCGTATTTCAAAGCTGCAACTTGA
- a CDS encoding glycosyltransferase — translation MRVLHLGKYYPPVEGGIETVTSQLARGLTALGARSDVLCAQPRGDMPELREELEGHTVYRAATPLVAASTPVSVRYVRLLAELAPRYDVLHLHCPNPLAALALRLVNPRAKVVVHWHSDVIRQVYFNKAYRLLLGNWLARRADAVIGATRAHIDDSEYAKAFAPKAHIIPFCMEAAPFAPELVDQAALARLRERFPGRKAVFALGRLISYKGFEHLVDAAALLPPEWVTLIGGTGPLKGELEARIRAKGLEGRAVLLGRVEQEELSAHFTFSRVFCLPSVTRAEMFGMVQLEAMACGRPVVSTRIAGSGVPLVNEHGVTGLTVPPGDAAALAGAILEIDADEARWRAMGAAGLEAVRTRFAPEAMFEAMMRVYREICGG, via the coding sequence ATGCGCGTCCTGCACCTGGGCAAATACTACCCGCCGGTGGAAGGCGGCATCGAGACGGTCACCAGCCAGCTGGCCCGGGGCCTCACCGCCCTGGGCGCGCGCAGCGACGTGCTCTGCGCCCAGCCCCGGGGGGACATGCCCGAGCTGCGCGAGGAGCTGGAGGGCCACACCGTGTACCGCGCGGCCACGCCCCTGGTGGCGGCCTCCACGCCCGTCTCCGTTCGCTACGTGCGCCTGCTGGCCGAACTCGCCCCCCGCTACGACGTGCTGCACCTGCACTGCCCCAACCCCCTGGCCGCCCTGGCCCTGCGCCTGGTGAACCCGCGCGCCAAGGTCGTGGTGCACTGGCACAGCGACGTGATCCGCCAGGTGTATTTCAACAAGGCCTACAGGCTCCTGCTGGGCAACTGGCTGGCCCGCCGCGCCGACGCGGTCATCGGGGCCACCCGCGCCCACATTGATGATTCCGAGTACGCGAAGGCCTTCGCGCCCAAGGCCCACATCATCCCCTTCTGCATGGAGGCCGCGCCCTTTGCCCCCGAGCTGGTGGACCAGGCCGCCCTGGCCCGCCTGCGGGAGCGCTTTCCGGGGCGCAAGGCCGTATTCGCCCTAGGGAGGCTCATCTCCTACAAGGGGTTCGAGCATCTGGTGGACGCCGCCGCGCTGCTGCCGCCCGAGTGGGTGACGCTCATCGGCGGCACCGGGCCACTCAAGGGAGAACTGGAGGCGCGCATCCGGGCCAAGGGGCTGGAGGGCCGGGCCGTGCTGCTGGGCCGGGTGGAGCAGGAGGAGCTGTCGGCGCACTTCACCTTCAGCCGGGTGTTCTGCCTGCCTTCGGTGACGCGCGCCGAGATGTTCGGCATGGTCCAGCTGGAGGCCATGGCCTGCGGCAGGCCCGTGGTTTCCACGCGCATCGCGGGCTCGGGCGTGCCCCTGGTCAACGAGCACGGGGTCACGGGGCTCACCGTGCCGCCGGGCGACGCGGCGGCACTGGCGGGCGCGATCTTGGAGATCGACGCGGACGAGGCCCGCTGGCGGGCCATGGGCGCGGCCGGGCTGGAGGCCGTGCGGACGCGGTTCGCGCCGGAGGCCATGTTCGAGGCGATGATGAGGGTCTATAGGGAAATTTGCGGCGGGTAG
- the tyrS gene encoding tyrosine--tRNA ligase produces the protein MNIFDDLSWRGLVHQTSGADELREHLSAPGRSMYCGFDPTARSLHIGNMVPLLALMRCGLAGHKPIALLGGATGLIGDPSGKDKERQLSSADQVAAQAERIKAQILKLFADNGASIDVVNNLDWIGKLSAIDLLRDVGKHFTVNYMLAKDSVKGRIDREESGISYTEFSYMILQAYDFYHLRQTSGTTLQIGGGDQFGNITAGLELIRRKGGQDAHAMTFPLITTASGAKFGKSEKGAIYLDPEMTSPYAFFQYWMNADDRDVVPYLKYFTFLPHEEIEALAQAVAERPHLREAQRALAHVMTTMVHGKDEADSVVKTSEFLFGKGGLEGVALGTLKAALESAPGKAYASKEAVPDLVTLLTELGLCASKSQARKDLAAGAVYVGNAKVAEGYAFPAEDFIGGELLLVRKGKKNYGVVRLGE, from the coding sequence GTGAACATTTTCGACGATCTGTCCTGGCGCGGCCTGGTGCACCAGACCTCCGGCGCGGACGAGCTGCGCGAGCACCTTTCCGCCCCCGGGCGCTCCATGTACTGCGGCTTCGACCCCACGGCCCGCAGCCTGCACATCGGCAACATGGTGCCCCTGCTGGCGCTCATGCGCTGCGGGCTGGCCGGGCACAAGCCCATCGCCCTGCTGGGCGGGGCCACGGGCCTCATCGGCGACCCCAGCGGCAAGGACAAGGAGCGCCAGCTCAGCTCGGCCGACCAGGTGGCGGCCCAGGCCGAGCGCATCAAGGCCCAGATCCTCAAGCTCTTCGCTGACAACGGCGCGTCCATCGACGTGGTCAACAACCTGGACTGGATCGGCAAGCTCTCCGCCATCGACCTGCTGCGCGACGTGGGCAAGCACTTCACGGTCAACTACATGCTGGCCAAGGATTCGGTGAAGGGCCGCATCGACCGCGAGGAGTCCGGCATCTCCTACACCGAGTTCAGCTACATGATCCTGCAGGCCTACGACTTCTACCACCTGCGCCAGACCAGCGGCACCACCCTGCAGATCGGCGGCGGCGACCAGTTCGGCAACATCACCGCCGGGCTTGAGCTGATCCGCCGCAAGGGCGGGCAGGACGCCCACGCCATGACCTTCCCGCTCATCACCACGGCCTCCGGGGCCAAGTTCGGCAAGAGCGAGAAGGGGGCCATCTACCTCGACCCCGAGATGACAAGCCCCTACGCCTTCTTCCAGTACTGGATGAACGCCGACGACCGCGACGTGGTGCCCTATCTCAAGTACTTCACGTTCCTCCCCCACGAGGAGATCGAGGCCCTGGCCCAGGCCGTGGCCGAGCGCCCGCATCTGCGCGAGGCCCAGCGCGCCCTGGCCCACGTGATGACCACCATGGTCCACGGCAAGGACGAGGCAGACAGCGTGGTCAAGACCAGCGAGTTCCTCTTCGGCAAGGGCGGCCTGGAGGGCGTGGCCCTGGGCACGCTCAAGGCCGCGCTGGAGTCCGCCCCGGGCAAGGCCTACGCCTCCAAGGAGGCCGTCCCCGACCTGGTGACGTTGCTCACGGAGCTGGGTCTGTGCGCATCCAAGTCCCAGGCCAGGAAGGACCTGGCCGCCGGGGCCGTCTACGTGGGCAACGCCAAGGTGGCCGAAGGCTACGCCTTCCCCGCCGAGGATTTCATCGGCGGCGAGCTGCTGCTGGTGCGCAAGGGCAAGAAGAACTACGGCGTCGTGCGCCTGGGGGAGTAG
- a CDS encoding antibiotic biosynthesis monooxygenase family protein: protein MIARTWRCRCPLEHRDGFLRHLEATGVRESAALAGYLGHQVLTRDLDGRVEITLVTYWRSMEDVAAFAGADPSRARLWPEDEAYGIESDLDVRHDVVLSSTLPFSR from the coding sequence GTGATCGCCCGCACGTGGCGCTGCCGTTGCCCGCTTGAGCACCGCGACGGATTCCTCCGGCACCTGGAGGCCACGGGCGTACGCGAATCCGCGGCCCTGGCGGGCTACCTGGGGCACCAGGTGCTTACGCGCGACCTGGACGGCCGGGTGGAGATCACCCTGGTGACGTACTGGCGCTCCATGGAGGACGTGGCCGCGTTCGCGGGCGCCGATCCCTCCCGGGCCCGGCTCTGGCCCGAAGACGAGGCATACGGCATCGAGTCCGACCTGGACGTGCGCCACGACGTGGTGCTCAGCTCGACCTTGCCCTTTTCCCGCTGA